One segment of Pseudomonas asgharzadehiana DNA contains the following:
- a CDS encoding DUF3565 domain-containing protein produces MGRDLLHKNEERTSLNKDLPESERNPDRRGRQTVTVCGFHQDEDGHWVAELSCGHTQHLRHQPPWQSRAWVLDPAQRLEKIGQPFACGWCTQARE; encoded by the coding sequence ATGGGGCGAGACCTTTTGCATAAGAATGAAGAACGGACAAGTCTAAACAAGGATTTGCCCGAAAGCGAACGGAACCCGGACAGACGGGGCCGACAAACGGTCACTGTCTGTGGTTTTCATCAGGACGAAGACGGGCACTGGGTGGCCGAGCTGTCCTGCGGCCACACCCAGCACCTGCGCCACCAGCCGCCATGGCAGTCGCGCGCCTGGGTGCTCGACCCCGCACAACGTCTGGAAAAAATAGGCCAGCCCTTTGCCTGCGGCTGGTGTACGCAAGCGCGTGAATAA
- a CDS encoding FKBP-type peptidyl-prolyl cis-trans isomerase, with amino-acid sequence MTIAANKAVSIDYTLTNDAGEVIDSSAGGAPLVYLQGAGNIIPGLEKALEGKAVGDELTVAVEPEDAYGEYSAELVSTLSRSMFEGVDELEVGMQFHASAPDGQMQIVTIRDLDGDDVTVDGNHPLAGQRLNFQVKIVAIRDASQEEVAHGHVHGEGGHHH; translated from the coding sequence ATGACGATCGCCGCTAACAAGGCTGTCTCCATCGACTATACCCTGACCAACGACGCTGGTGAGGTCATCGACAGCTCAGCCGGCGGCGCGCCGCTGGTCTACCTGCAAGGCGCAGGTAACATCATCCCAGGCCTGGAAAAGGCTCTGGAAGGCAAGGCAGTTGGTGATGAACTGACCGTTGCCGTAGAACCTGAAGATGCGTATGGCGAATATTCCGCCGAACTGGTCAGCACCCTGAGCCGCAGCATGTTCGAAGGCGTCGACGAACTGGAAGTGGGCATGCAGTTCCACGCTTCCGCGCCGGATGGCCAAATGCAGATCGTGACCATCCGTGATCTGGACGGCGACGACGTGACCGTTGATGGCAACCACCCGCTGGCGGGTCAGCGCCTGAACTTCCAGGTGAAGATCGTTGCCATCCGCGACGCCTCCCAGGAAGAAGTGGCCCATGGTCACGTCCACGGTGAAGGCGGTCATCACCATTGA
- the rpsT gene encoding 30S ribosomal protein S20 has protein sequence MANTPSAKKRAKQAEKRRSHNASLRSMVRTYIKNVVKAIDTKDAEKAQAAYVLAVPVIDRMADKGIIHKNKAARHKSRLNGHIKALSVAAAA, from the coding sequence GTGGCCAACACACCTTCCGCCAAAAAACGTGCAAAACAGGCTGAGAAGCGTCGCAGCCACAACGCCAGCCTGCGTTCCATGGTTCGTACCTACATCAAGAATGTAGTTAAAGCCATCGACACCAAAGACGCTGAAAAAGCTCAAGCAGCTTACGTTCTGGCTGTGCCTGTTATCGACCGTATGGCCGATAAAGGCATCATCCACAAGAACAAGGCCGCTCGTCATAAGAGCCGCCTGAATGGCCACATCAAGGCTCTGAGCGTTGCTGCCGCAGCCTAA
- the murJ gene encoding murein biosynthesis integral membrane protein MurJ, whose amino-acid sequence MNLLKSLAAVSSITMISRVLGFVRDTLLARIFGASMATDAFFIAFKLPNLLRRIFAEGAFSQAFVPILAEYKTQQGEEATRTFIAYVSGLLTLVLMLVTLIGMLAAPWVIWATAPGFANTPEKFALTTDLLRVTFPYILLISLSSLAGAILNTWNRFSVPAFVPTLLNVSMIVFALFLTPYFEPPVMALGWAVLAGGLAQLLYQLPHLKKIGMLVLPRLNLKDTGVWRVMRNMLPAILGVSVSQISLIINTAFASLLVSGSVSWMYYADRLMELPSGVLGVALGTILLPTLARTYASKDRQEYSRILDWGLRLCFVLVLPCALALGILAEPLTVALFQYGQFDAHDALMTQHALVAYSVGLLGIIVIKVLAPGFYAQQNIRTPVKIAIFTLIVTQLLNLVFIGPLAHAGLALAISAGACINAGLLFYQLRKQQMFQPQPGWGLFALKLLVAVAMMSAVLLGLMHVMPAWSEGHMLERFMRLGVLVVAGVVVYFGMLLLQGFRLRDFNRKSLS is encoded by the coding sequence ATGAATCTGCTCAAATCGTTGGCCGCCGTCAGCTCTATCACGATGATCTCCCGGGTTTTAGGGTTTGTGCGTGACACCCTGCTGGCGCGTATTTTTGGCGCCAGTATGGCCACGGATGCGTTCTTTATTGCCTTTAAATTGCCCAACCTGCTGCGGCGTATCTTCGCCGAGGGGGCCTTTTCCCAGGCATTTGTACCGATCCTGGCGGAATACAAAACCCAGCAGGGCGAGGAGGCGACCCGAACCTTTATTGCCTACGTCTCGGGCCTGCTGACCCTGGTGTTGATGCTGGTGACGCTCATCGGCATGCTTGCGGCGCCCTGGGTCATCTGGGCCACGGCCCCCGGCTTTGCCAATACCCCGGAAAAATTCGCGCTGACCACCGACCTGCTGCGAGTGACCTTTCCTTATATATTGCTGATCTCCCTGTCGTCCCTGGCCGGGGCGATCCTCAATACCTGGAACCGTTTCTCGGTGCCGGCATTCGTACCGACCCTGCTTAACGTCAGCATGATCGTCTTCGCGTTGTTCCTCACGCCGTACTTCGAGCCGCCGGTGATGGCCCTGGGCTGGGCCGTGCTGGCCGGTGGCCTGGCGCAATTGTTGTACCAGCTGCCGCACCTGAAAAAGATCGGCATGCTGGTGTTGCCGCGTTTGAACCTCAAGGACACCGGCGTGTGGCGCGTCATGCGCAATATGCTGCCGGCGATCCTCGGCGTGTCGGTCAGCCAGATCTCCCTGATCATTAACACTGCGTTCGCTTCGTTGCTGGTGTCGGGCTCTGTGTCGTGGATGTACTACGCCGACCGCCTGATGGAACTGCCCTCCGGCGTGCTCGGCGTGGCCCTCGGTACCATTCTGCTGCCAACCCTGGCGCGTACCTACGCGAGCAAGGACCGCCAGGAATACTCGCGCATCCTCGATTGGGGGCTGCGCCTGTGCTTCGTCCTGGTGTTGCCCTGCGCCCTGGCCCTGGGCATCCTCGCCGAGCCGCTGACGGTGGCGCTGTTCCAATACGGGCAATTCGATGCCCATGACGCGTTAATGACGCAGCACGCGCTGGTCGCCTATTCCGTGGGCCTGCTGGGCATCATCGTGATCAAAGTGCTGGCACCGGGGTTTTATGCGCAGCAGAACATCCGTACGCCGGTAAAAATCGCGATCTTCACCTTGATCGTCACCCAACTGCTGAACCTGGTGTTTATCGGCCCGCTGGCCCACGCCGGCCTGGCCCTGGCGATCAGCGCCGGTGCGTGCATCAACGCTGGCCTTTTGTTTTACCAACTGCGCAAACAGCAGATGTTCCAGCCGCAGCCGGGTTGGGGCCTGTTTGCGCTCAAGCTGCTGGTGGCGGTGGCAATGATGTCGGCGGTGCTGCTCGGGCTGATGCACGTGATGCCCGCCTGGAGCGAAGGCCATATGCTGGAGCGCTTCATGCGCCTGGGCGTGCTGGTCGTCGCTGGCGTGGTGGTGTACTTCGGTATGTTGCTGCTGCAGGGTTTCCGTTTGCGGGATTTCAATCGCAAGTCCCTGAGTTAG
- the ribF gene encoding bifunctional riboflavin kinase/FAD synthetase, with protein sequence MQLVRGLHNLRPEHRGCVATIGNFDGVHRGHQAILARLRERAVELGVPSCVVIFEPQPREFFTPETAPARLARLRDKLQLLAEEGVDRVLCLAFNQRLQSLSAAEFVDRILVDGLGVQHLEVGDDFRFGCDRVGDFDFLQHAGVEQGFTVEAAQTVELDGLRVSSTQVRNALAAADFALAERLLGRPFRIAGRVLHGQKLARQLGTPTANVQLKRRRVPLTGVYLVSVDIDGQSWPGVANIGVRPTVAGDGKAHLEVHLLDFAGDLYDRRLTVVFHQKLREEQRFASLEALKTAINADVAAARALAAPSAHR encoded by the coding sequence ATGCAGCTGGTTCGAGGTCTCCACAACCTGCGCCCCGAGCATCGGGGCTGCGTCGCCACTATTGGCAACTTTGACGGTGTTCACCGTGGCCACCAGGCTATCCTGGCCCGGCTGCGCGAGCGCGCCGTCGAGTTGGGCGTACCCAGCTGCGTGGTGATTTTTGAGCCACAGCCGCGGGAGTTCTTTACCCCAGAAACGGCTCCGGCCCGCCTGGCCCGCTTGCGGGACAAGCTGCAACTGCTGGCTGAAGAAGGCGTGGACCGCGTTCTCTGCCTGGCTTTCAACCAGCGCTTGCAAAGCCTCAGCGCCGCCGAATTCGTCGATCGCATCCTGGTGGATGGCTTGGGCGTACAACACTTGGAGGTCGGTGACGACTTCCGTTTTGGTTGCGACCGCGTCGGCGATTTCGATTTCCTGCAACACGCTGGCGTAGAGCAGGGTTTTACCGTCGAGGCCGCGCAAACCGTCGAACTGGACGGCCTGCGCGTGAGCAGTACACAGGTGCGTAACGCCCTGGCCGCTGCCGACTTCGCCTTGGCCGAGCGATTGCTCGGTCGCCCGTTCCGCATTGCCGGGCGGGTGTTGCACGGCCAGAAGTTGGCGCGCCAATTAGGCACGCCTACCGCCAACGTGCAACTCAAGCGCCGTCGAGTGCCGCTGACCGGGGTTTACCTGGTGAGCGTCGACATCGACGGCCAATCGTGGCCGGGAGTCGCCAATATAGGCGTCAGGCCCACGGTTGCAGGTGATGGCAAGGCCCACCTGGAAGTTCACCTTTTGGATTTTGCCGGTGATTTATACGACCGGCGTTTGACGGTGGTTTTCCACCAAAAGCTGCGTGAAGAGCAGCGTTTCGCCTCCCTTGAGGCGTTGAAAACGGCGATCAATGCGGATGTCGCCGCCGCCCGTGCACTAGCCGCACCTAGCGCCCATCGCTAA